AGCTACATGGTGTTGGCTCTGCAGGCAGGTTGATATCTACTCTTACCGCTGTGCGGGTAGCGCTTGTACAACCATTCACCGGATCTTTAACTTCCACATAATAGATGGCTGCTGCGGTGAGTGCAGCAGTTGTATATGTAGTAGAATTAGCCTGCAGCAGATTGCCACCTGCCGGTGCATCATACCAGTTGTATTGATATGCCGGGTTCGGACTTAATACCGAGAAGGTAGCAGTCTGACCGGAGTTGATCGTTTGTGTAGCAGGGTTTATCAATGGCTGTGGCAGACCTACCATTACATACACGGCTTTGCGCACAGGGTTTGCACAACCACTGCCGGACACACCTTCTACATAATAGATCGCATTGGTAGCAGGTGTTACTGTATAGGTAGCACCGGTAGACAATGCAGTTCCACCTGTAGGCTGGCTATACCAGCGGAAGGTAGTGCCGGGGCCTGTGGCGCGGAGTGTAACAGGAGAACCTGCACAGACGTATACCGTGTCTTTTTCTACAGTAGGCGTACCTGCAAAGATCTGCGCTGAATATACTTTCAGGGCAGTGAGGGCCGTGGCCAGACCATTCAGTCTGATATTCACCCTGTCGTAAGCAGCACCCGGAGCGAATGTGTAGATCAGGTCACGGTTGCCATTCAATAATTGCAGATTCAGTGTGCCACTATTCAGGGTCACTGCATCATTATTAGCGGTCGCATTGTTAGAAGAAGAGATCTGGATACCAGCCAGTACGCTCAGATCTGCCAGGCCTGTAGTGAAGCCCAGCCTGATCCTTATGCTATCTCCCTTCACACCAGGTGCGGGAAAAATCAGGGATTGCTGTACATATGAGCCTACGCCCAGGATCGTGTGGATCACAGAAGCGGTAGCCGTACTGTTGTCCACTGCAGAATCCTGTTTCTCTACGTAGCAACCCACGCAGATTCCACTGGTGACAGAGATCTGTGAGGTAGCACCACCACATTCTATATCGCCCACAGGGGTAGGACCCCCTGTGCCATTCAGGGTAATTGCCACAGGGGTACGCAGGCTCTTACAGTTTGGATCACCAGGAGATACTGCTTCCACATAATAAGTAACATTAGCAGCAACAGGAGGAGTAGTGAACTGAGCTCCTACGTATACGGGGGTACCACCGGCAGGCACTGTATACCAGTTGTACTGATAGGCAGCATTTGGCGATACGACATTGAAGGTTGGCGTAGCGCTTCCTGCTACGGTAGCAGTAGATGGTGTTACGTTCACACCTGGCAGGCCTGCTTTCACCTGTACAGGTGTACGTTTTTCACTACCACAACTATCAGCACCTACGGCTGCCACGAAGTAGGTAGTGTCTTTGGTCACTGCCGGAGTCGTGAATGTAGTACCATAGCCAACAGGTGCGCCACCTGCGTAAGCAGTATACCAATGGTAGGTATAGCCGGTAGGGCCTACAGCAGTTAAGGTAGCAGCAGTACCACTACATGCATATACAGTTGGTGCTGACACCTGAGCGATCGGGGTCACCACCTGAGCATAATAAACATTGTAAGAGGAGAGCGCTGCCAGTAGACCATTCAGGCGAATTTCGACACGGTCGAAATCTTTGGTGGCCACAAAAGTGTAGGCAGATTGTTGAATGCCACTCAGGAGGCGCACACTGAGCAACCCCGGAGACAAGGCCACCATATCTGCATCAGCAGGGCGTGCACCATTTCCTGTACCTACACTCATACCAGCAAGTGCTGATGCGTCCAGCAGGCCGGTAGTTGTGCCAAGACCGATACGGATAGAATCTCCTGCTTTACCTGATTTCGGAAATACCAGGTCCTGGTATACGATGGCACCCAGGCCTACATTGATACGCATATTTGCAGCTGTGGCCGGAGAGGCATCAACTGCATTCGCAGCATTCGACACACCGCATAACAGGCAGAGTAAACCAGTCACTCCATTGTTCTGTGTGGTAGCACCACTACAACTCAGGGCACCATTACCAGTAGTATCTGTTACATCTACAGTGACTGCAGTACGCACAATGCTGATCAATCCATCGGTAGGAGAGAGCGCTTCTACATAGTAAGTGGTATTGCGGTTTAATACAGGTGTAGTAAAGTTTGCACCGCTCCCGATAGCAGTACCACCATCTGGTTCAGTGTACCATTGGAAGGTAGCACCTGGAATCCGGGCTAATGCTGCTGAGAGGGCAACTGTACCACCGGTGGAAACAGCGGGGGTAGCAGGAGTCACTATTACCGGCTGAAACGCGGTGGCTTCATATACGCGGAGTGAGCTGAAAGCTGAGACATTACGGGCAGCGCAAGCCACTCCAAACGTAACTACGGAAGGATTGGAGGCACTGTTCCAGAGGGGGCCGTCAGCAAAATAAATACTGGAAGTGATCCAGTGTTGCCATGGCAGCTGTTTTCGTAATACCGGCGCGTAGGGGTGTTGCGCGGTATACGCCTGCAGCCATGACAAGGCTTTGTTATTTCTTATGTCTTTGCTGCAGGCGGCAGTCACAGGCACAGGAAGGTTCTCCGCTAAGGAGACTCCTGCCGGCAACCCAACCACGCAAAGACATGAAAAAATAGTAAGGATAAAATCTCTTAGGGAGCTTTTAAGAGTAGCGTTAAGATGCATAGAAATCAATTGGTTCGGGTTATAAAGCGTGTATGTTTTTCACAGTTTTTGTTTTCTTTCTGTTTTCCAGGAACTCAGGTTAGCTATGCATCACATTGAGTCTGGCGACCAGCGGGCGGCCACTCAACAGGATACACAGCACAGATATATTGTTTCTATGCATTGGCGTGGTTATGAAGGGGGTGGTAAATAATAAAGACGATATGGTTAAAACAGGGGTAGTCTGATTCGGCTGATACGGTACGAACACACATTATTGAAAACCCGGCGGTCAGAATACGGTACGAATTTATGTTGATAGGGTGGGAAAGCAGCTGTTCTTTTCGTTCAGTATTTGAACGATATTCATTCTATTCATTATTGAATACTACAAATCTTTTTATCCAGTTTTTTAGATTCAATAAGCGATTAAAGGTATTAGTATGATTCACAGTATATTTAGTTGGCAGTACTAATATGAAATCAAACTGAACAAATAAACATTGTTTTTAAACAGCCAATGTCACGTTGTTGTACCTTATTGCTTTACAGTTCTTTTCAAATTCTGTTCATTTATATATGTCATGTTCATTTTGTTCATTTTTTTGAGAAAAAATCTAAACCCAAAAGTGCTACGTAAGTTTATACTTGATTACCAAAAATCCGTTTACAAAATTCCATTTCTTGTCCCCGTATGATAGATCTCTCCTATGACTTTATCATCACTCTACAGAAAGAAGTTTCCCGACGTTTTGGCGTTGACTCTGTAACGGCTAGTGATTGCAAACGATTGTCACTCGCCATATCAGACGAGACAGGCAAATTAGTTAGTGAGACGACGCTGAAAAGAGTTTTTGGATTTGCTGTAACACAGCACAGCTTCTCGCGCTACACTTTAAATACGCTGGCGCAATACTGTAATTATAAGGACTGGGAAGATTTTCAGACCAGGCTTTTCACACAATCCACTCCCGGGGAAGTGGTACAGGATAGTAAATGGGCTGAACTCAGAAGTAAAGGTGCTGCCGTTTCACACTACACCCTGGTAACACTGAAGAATCGCTCCGGTATTCAATTTCAGAATACGGTATCAAGGGCCTTCAGCATTGCCCACATGGAGCGTTTTCTGGAAGGTACTTATCCCGCTACTGCCCTCATCGCACCAAGTGGATGGGGCAAATCCACGACACTTGTACACCTTGTAGAACATTTCTGGTACAGCAAAGAGGCTAAGTATCCGCAGGACATCTGCTGGTTTATCCATGCACATGCCGCAGGTAGCCTGTTTTTGCGCGGACTTAACCTGAGCAACTGGCTGGATGATCAGCTCAGCCTGGGGCAAAGGGAAAATTTCAGGGAATACTTCAGGACACATTTCGATAAAATAGGAGGTAGACTCATCCTCATCATCGATGGCTTTGATGAAATTACCATGTCCAGCGACAAGCTGAAACTGATGTATACCAAGCTGGAAGAATTCGTTTATAGCAACGATGAATACCCATGGATCAAAGTGATCCTCTCAGTTCGAAATAATACCTGGTCAGAAATTTTTCACAATGATCATCGTATGCCGCCATTCGGCCGATACTGGTACCTGGGTCCTGAAATGGATGAAGAAACCAATATCAACATCCCCCGTATGACGGAGCAGGAAGTAAAGTCCGTGCTCTATAATCATCGCATGGATCCTGCCGTGGTACGCACTTTCAGCGAAAGCTTCCTGCAAAAACTGCGATATCCATTTTACCTGCAGCTGTTTTGTCAGCTCAATACCGGTGAAAACACCTTTATCAACGAGCATCTCAGCCTTTTTGAAATGGTCTCGCGATTCGTGCAGATGAAAGTATTCAGCACGAACAATAACAATTTTAAGATCAACATCATCAATAAACTGCTGGAAGTATTGGATTATGGCAAAAGGGGCCAATATGCCGAAAAGAGTGAACTCCTGAATAAGAATGCAGAATTATTCTCCGCTTACAAAGAACTCCTCTCCGATAATATACTGGTAGAAGAAAATCTGAGTCAGGACATTATGTTCTACGTGAAGGTTCGTTTTGCCCACCAGTTCCTGATGGAATACTTCATGGCCATGCACTTTGTGTCACGGGGCCATCATCAGACGGGCGAAGTGGTATTTAATGATGTGATTAATCACCTGCCGTCTTCTCCTTTCCGTACAGGGATCTTCAAATGGATGCTCCGTTATGCCATCAACAACGGACAGCAGGAAAGCATCCGGCAGATGTTCCATCTTTCCTTATCTAATATTGAGAAATCCCAGTTACTGGAGTACCTGGCCGTACATTACCAGCAGGAAGGCAACAGGGAAATGTCGCTGAAATCTATCTTCCCCCATGGCTACTTTAAAAAGTATCCACTCAGCAAAATCCTGAATGATAATTTCATTCATTTTGGCAAGAGAAAAGTACTGGTCGCCTTACTGGAACTGGCAG
This window of the Chitinophaga sancti genome carries:
- a CDS encoding NACHT domain-containing protein, giving the protein MIDLSYDFIITLQKEVSRRFGVDSVTASDCKRLSLAISDETGKLVSETTLKRVFGFAVTQHSFSRYTLNTLAQYCNYKDWEDFQTRLFTQSTPGEVVQDSKWAELRSKGAAVSHYTLVTLKNRSGIQFQNTVSRAFSIAHMERFLEGTYPATALIAPSGWGKSTTLVHLVEHFWYSKEAKYPQDICWFIHAHAAGSLFLRGLNLSNWLDDQLSLGQRENFREYFRTHFDKIGGRLILIIDGFDEITMSSDKLKLMYTKLEEFVYSNDEYPWIKVILSVRNNTWSEIFHNDHRMPPFGRYWYLGPEMDEETNINIPRMTEQEVKSVLYNHRMDPAVVRTFSESFLQKLRYPFYLQLFCQLNTGENTFINEHLSLFEMVSRFVQMKVFSTNNNNFKINIINKLLEVLDYGKRGQYAEKSELLNKNAELFSAYKELLSDNILVEENLSQDIMFYVKVRFAHQFLMEYFMAMHFVSRGHHQTGEVVFNDVINHLPSSPFRTGIFKWMLRYAINNGQQESIRQMFHLSLSNIEKSQLLEYLAVHYQQEGNREMSLKSIFPHGYFKKYPLSKILNDNFIHFGKRKVLVALLELAELPEDKLKIRSILFIMSSLQLDAEQCEQELHFIKKIVQREMTEEELWVTPYDLFLFIYEYLKFGIVNESIKDKLYSYSRYLNGSTRQAPSVSHELVFRFSGFAFALLHDYGHLANYSKRIFECYPALVYQKHDPVRLSLLSWQAYAAIGQRDLKTALRISRHADLLLKNYSFDHTNGRHLEVLHKLIQGYAYMLENELNKAIRLIESAMEISQKMDLKLLMMMALQLLQKIYTSLKAEKQLHITRQQLQLIGTSTSFKQLDKLREQ